In Deinococcus psychrotolerans, a genomic segment contains:
- a CDS encoding ABC transporter permease, translated as MTTKPSDIQTSPRPSILSRIGSLGPLLGLAALMIVATLLNSDFLTLANLSNVLTRAAFIGIIAVGATFVIISGGIDLSVGSMAALIAGSMILVMNAISPSLGSVGIILIGMLCALLIGAGAGLLHGTVITKGRIEPFIVTLGTLGIFRSVLTYLSQGGSISLNNTLSDAYSPVFYGKLLGIPIPILVFAAVALLGGLILNRTRYGRYVQATGSNEQVARYAAVNVTQVKIITYVIQGVCVALATLLYVPRLGSASPSTGLLWELEAIAAVIIGGTALKGGSGRIWGTVVGAILLVTIENVLNLTSIISVYLNAAVQGVVIIIVAFMQRGKRT; from the coding sequence GTGACCACCAAACCCAGCGATATTCAAACCTCACCCCGCCCTTCAATCCTCAGCCGGATCGGTTCGCTGGGGCCGCTGCTGGGCCTGGCGGCGCTGATGATCGTGGCGACCCTGCTCAACTCTGACTTTCTGACCCTCGCCAATCTGTCCAACGTGCTGACCCGCGCCGCCTTTATCGGCATCATCGCGGTGGGAGCCACCTTCGTGATCATCTCCGGCGGCATTGACCTTTCAGTGGGTTCAATGGCTGCGCTGATCGCCGGGTCGATGATCCTGGTCATGAACGCCATCAGTCCTAGCCTCGGCTCGGTGGGCATCATCCTCATCGGGATGCTGTGCGCCCTGCTGATCGGCGCGGGCGCGGGGCTGCTGCACGGCACGGTCATTACCAAAGGCCGGATCGAGCCGTTTATCGTGACGCTGGGCACGCTGGGCATCTTCCGCTCGGTGCTGACGTACCTCTCGCAGGGCGGCAGCATCTCGCTGAACAACACCCTCAGCGACGCGTACAGCCCGGTGTTTTACGGCAAGCTGCTGGGCATTCCCATTCCGATTCTGGTGTTCGCCGCCGTCGCGCTGCTGGGCGGACTGATTCTCAACCGCACCCGCTATGGCCGCTACGTACAGGCCACCGGCAGCAACGAGCAGGTGGCCCGCTACGCCGCCGTCAATGTCACGCAGGTCAAGATCATCACTTACGTGATTCAGGGCGTCTGCGTGGCGCTGGCCACCCTGCTGTATGTGCCGCGCCTCGGCAGCGCCAGCCCCAGCACCGGCCTGCTGTGGGAGCTGGAAGCCATCGCCGCCGTCATTATCGGCGGAACGGCCCTCAAAGGCGGCTCGGGGCGCATCTGGGGTACGGTGGTCGGGGCGATTTTGCTGGTCACCATTGAAAATGTCCTGAACCTCACGTCCATCATCAGCGTGTACCTGAACGCCGCTGTGCAGGGCGTGGTCATCATCATCGTGGCGTTCATGCAGCGGGGGAAACGGACGTGA
- a CDS encoding HD domain-containing protein has product MQRNQAYALMLQHTPSESLQRHMLNVEAAMRFYARIWNEDEETYAVTGLLHDFDYELHPEQHPFWGVEYLRSNTELSEEVLTAILGHATYSGVARETKLAQTLFAVDELTGLVQAAALVRPDKDVSKVELSSLKKRFKNKAFAGGVNREEVTQGAQELGVDLDTHMQNVLKAMGEMES; this is encoded by the coding sequence ATGCAGCGCAACCAAGCCTACGCCCTGATGCTCCAGCACACCCCCTCCGAATCTTTGCAGCGGCATATGCTGAATGTGGAAGCGGCCATGCGCTTTTATGCTCGCATCTGGAATGAAGACGAAGAAACGTACGCCGTGACTGGTCTGCTGCACGACTTCGATTACGAACTCCACCCGGAGCAGCATCCGTTTTGGGGCGTGGAGTATTTGCGCTCCAACACTGAACTCAGTGAAGAGGTGCTGACGGCCATTCTCGGCCACGCGACTTACAGCGGGGTGGCGCGTGAAACCAAATTGGCCCAGACGCTGTTTGCCGTAGACGAGCTGACCGGCTTGGTGCAGGCCGCCGCACTGGTGCGCCCCGACAAAGACGTGAGCAAGGTCGAACTCTCCAGTCTCAAAAAGCGTTTCAAAAACAAAGCGTTCGCGGGCGGCGTCAACCGTGAGGAGGTCACGCAGGGCGCACAGGAACTCGGCGTGGATTTGGACACCCACATGCAAAACGTGCTGAAAGCGATGGGGGAGATGGAGAGCTGA
- a CDS encoding potassium channel family protein gives MSSVRPIWLVLVLLTLIGGGASGYYWLEGWNWSDSVYMTLMVLTTVGFNEVHPLSRPGEYFTDVLMVVGIGLMLYLLTVLAESALRGVVDPQRARRRKERRLNMLRGHTLVCGYGQVGEAVCAALKEAGRSVVVIDTDAERLAYASAHGLQVLGGDATDEEVLKRAGVERAGALVSVIHSDPANLYVVLSARGLVPELKIIARASDESAARKMRRAGASEVVNPYQLSGNRIARLMIAPHLARFLNSDLDSGHFAVREGAVPSSYVGKTIEQFGQDSGALVVAIWRNNQALRARPQEVLLSTDTLLLAGTAAEVAGVGS, from the coding sequence ATGTCCAGCGTGCGCCCGATCTGGTTGGTGTTGGTGCTGCTGACCCTCATCGGTGGCGGCGCGTCGGGCTACTACTGGCTGGAAGGCTGGAACTGGTCAGACAGCGTGTACATGACGCTGATGGTGCTGACCACCGTGGGCTTCAATGAAGTGCATCCACTCAGCCGCCCAGGCGAGTACTTCACTGATGTTTTGATGGTGGTGGGCATCGGGCTGATGCTGTATTTGCTGACCGTCTTGGCCGAAAGTGCGCTGCGCGGCGTGGTCGATCCGCAAAGGGCGCGGCGCAGAAAGGAGCGGCGATTGAACATGCTCAGGGGTCATACGTTGGTGTGCGGTTACGGCCAAGTCGGTGAAGCGGTCTGCGCCGCCCTCAAGGAAGCGGGCCGCAGCGTGGTGGTGATCGACACCGACGCGGAGCGCTTGGCCTACGCGTCGGCGCACGGGTTGCAGGTGCTGGGCGGTGACGCCACCGACGAGGAAGTGCTCAAGCGGGCAGGCGTTGAACGGGCCGGCGCTCTGGTCAGCGTCATCCATTCTGATCCGGCCAATTTGTATGTGGTGCTCTCAGCCAGGGGCTTGGTGCCAGAACTCAAAATCATTGCGCGGGCCAGTGATGAAAGTGCGGCCCGCAAAATGCGCCGGGCGGGGGCCAGCGAAGTGGTCAACCCTTATCAGCTCAGCGGCAACCGAATCGCCCGCTTGATGATCGCGCCGCACTTGGCCCGCTTCCTGAACAGCGACCTTGATTCCGGCCACTTCGCAGTGCGCGAGGGTGCGGTGCCGAGCAGTTACGTGGGCAAAACCATCGAGCAGTTCGGCCAAGACAGCGGAGCGCTGGTGGTGGCGATTTGGCGGAACAACCAAGCTCTGCGTGCTCGTCCGCAGGAAGTCTTGCTGAGCACCGACACCTTGCTGCTGGCCGGAACGGCGGCCGAAGTGGCGGGGGTGGGAAGCTAA
- a CDS encoding DUF4127 family protein → MTSRFSHRLLASAVLLLPAAQAQILLPLDSRPATSTLPADIAGLVSPDVRLAPQWLLGALKQGAAEAPLQAWLAAQTTPQDLPLIVSLDALAYGGLVQSRTSPISVDAALARLAVLKTKAAEKQPIYAFITLPRSPDATDRARNLAVAREMLSWAADGTFRELHITWDDALPGSPAPQEGAELAKTAPANVLVYPGADEVLSSLVARALAPEAARVKVEYSDPAKADAVIKYEGIALSRSVALHAQATGFTLVAAGESALLTLYVYNGGDSRTAALRVSALLRRGKVAVVDVNAVNQGNPGLWSDLTTLRRPENLAALAAWGTPGNNLGSALAHAKLVLHGADPIKQDALLAREYTNDVIYSAQLRPQIRKALPEAELSSAKASQVALALAQKDFPLQFAQRYTLTEASFPWGRSFEWQFELKKLP, encoded by the coding sequence ATGACGTCCCGCTTTTCCCACCGCCTGCTCGCCTCCGCTGTGCTGCTGCTTCCTGCTGCCCAGGCCCAGATTCTGCTGCCGCTCGACTCGCGCCCGGCCACTTCCACCTTGCCTGCCGACATCGCCGGACTCGTCAGCCCCGACGTGCGGCTGGCTCCCCAGTGGCTGCTCGGCGCACTGAAGCAGGGAGCAGCCGAAGCCCCCCTTCAGGCGTGGCTGGCCGCCCAGACCACACCGCAAGACCTGCCGCTGATCGTCTCGCTGGACGCGCTAGCTTACGGCGGGCTGGTGCAGTCGCGCACCTCGCCCATCAGCGTGGACGCTGCCCTGGCGCGGCTTGCAGTCCTGAAAACCAAAGCCGCCGAGAAGCAGCCGATCTACGCCTTTATCACCCTGCCGCGCTCGCCCGACGCCACCGACCGGGCGCGGAATCTGGCAGTGGCACGCGAGATGCTGAGCTGGGCCGCCGACGGCACCTTTAGGGAGTTGCACATCACCTGGGACGACGCCCTGCCCGGCTCGCCCGCACCGCAAGAAGGCGCGGAACTCGCCAAAACCGCGCCCGCCAACGTGCTGGTTTATCCGGGCGCGGACGAGGTGCTGAGCAGCTTGGTGGCTCGCGCCCTCGCGCCGGAAGCCGCCCGCGTCAAAGTGGAGTACAGCGACCCCGCAAAGGCGGACGCGGTCATCAAATACGAGGGGATTGCCCTGTCGCGCAGCGTGGCCCTGCACGCTCAGGCCACCGGCTTTACTTTGGTAGCGGCGGGGGAGAGTGCGCTGCTGACGTTATATGTCTACAACGGCGGCGACTCGCGCACAGCGGCGCTGCGGGTTTCGGCGCTGCTGCGGCGGGGCAAGGTGGCGGTGGTGGATGTCAACGCGGTCAATCAGGGCAATCCGGGGCTGTGGAGTGACCTCACCACCCTGCGCCGCCCGGAGAATTTGGCCGCGCTGGCCGCGTGGGGCACGCCCGGCAACAACCTCGGCTCGGCGCTGGCCCACGCCAAGCTGGTGCTGCACGGCGCTGACCCGATCAAGCAAGACGCGCTGCTGGCCCGCGAGTACACCAACGACGTGATCTACAGCGCTCAGCTCCGCCCGCAAATTCGCAAAGCCCTGCCCGAAGCCGAGCTGAGCAGTGCCAAAGCCTCGCAGGTGGCGCTGGCACTGGCCCAAAAGGATTTCCCGCTGCAATTTGCCCAGCGCTACACCCTGACCGAGGCTTCTTTTCCTTGGGGCCGGTCATTCGAATGGCAATTCGAGTTGAAGAAGCTGCCCTGA
- a CDS encoding agmatine deiminase family protein, which yields MTHFSPADPSPHALGFAMPPEWAPHAATWLGWPADDELWFGHLAGVRSEFAELIKTIARFEPVQLIVRDEESERDARLRLEDANVTYHRQALDDVWLRDSGPIFVRRGQQVGLINWRFNAWGGKFEFENDNQVPEYVAGALGMAHWDRPEVLEGGGLEVNGAGVGLTTRSCFLTDTRNPDLTEAGYAALLQQTLGLEKLLWLGGGLENDHTDGHIDTITRFVSETTLVTSVESDPDDANFAPMQRNLAALREMTDASGQPFTVVELPLPAARLEGAEGRLPPTYANFYIGNGFVVVPQYHDANDKKALEVLRPLFPGRQVIGLPSRQLIEGGGSFHCVTQQQPAGEVWRGKEVELS from the coding sequence ATGACCCACTTCTCCCCTGCCGACCCCAGCCCCCACGCGCTGGGCTTTGCCATGCCGCCGGAATGGGCACCCCACGCCGCCACCTGGCTGGGCTGGCCCGCTGACGACGAGCTTTGGTTTGGCCATCTGGCCGGAGTGCGCAGCGAATTCGCGGAACTCATCAAAACCATTGCCCGCTTTGAACCGGTTCAGCTGATTGTGCGTGACGAGGAAAGCGAACGAGACGCCCGTTTGAGGCTGGAGGATGCCAATGTCACCTACCACCGCCAAGCCCTAGACGACGTATGGCTGCGCGACAGCGGCCCGATTTTCGTCAGGCGCGGCCAGCAAGTCGGCCTGATCAATTGGCGCTTCAACGCTTGGGGCGGCAAATTTGAATTTGAAAACGACAACCAAGTACCGGAATATGTGGCGGGAGCGCTCGGCATGGCGCACTGGGACAGGCCCGAGGTGCTGGAAGGCGGCGGCCTGGAAGTCAACGGCGCGGGCGTGGGCCTGACCACCCGTTCGTGCTTTTTGACGGATACCCGCAACCCTGATTTGACCGAAGCGGGGTACGCGGCGCTGCTGCAACAGACGCTGGGCTTAGAAAAATTGCTGTGGCTCGGCGGCGGCCTGGAAAACGACCACACCGACGGCCACATCGACACCATCACCCGCTTTGTGAGTGAAACCACTCTCGTGACCAGCGTGGAGAGCGACCCTGACGACGCCAACTTTGCCCCGATGCAGCGCAATCTAGCTGCCCTGCGCGAGATGACCGACGCGAGCGGCCAGCCTTTCACAGTCGTGGAGTTGCCGCTGCCCGCCGCCCGCTTGGAAGGCGCAGAAGGCCGGCTGCCGCCCACCTACGCCAACTTTTATATCGGCAACGGCTTTGTGGTGGTGCCGCAGTACCACGACGCCAACGACAAAAAAGCTTTGGAGGTGCTGAGGCCGCTTTTTCCGGGCCGCCAAGTCATCGGCCTGCCCAGCCGCCAACTTATCGAGGGCGGCGGCTCGTTTCACTGCGTCACTCAGCAGCAGCCAGCGGGCGAGGTGTGGAGGGGCAAGGAGGTTGAGCTGTCCTAA
- a CDS encoding HAD-IA family hydrolase — translation MTAPAPTIQALIFDFDGTILDTETLEFRRWEALYRQHGRELALRDWQQGVGTWDAFDPWLGLPDAVQVRRSEVHAELHDQITADITVSELRPGVLGVLEEARAVGLRLALATSSDKVWVSRWLEQHGLLGFFEVMATRYDVTQVKPSPELYTLAVTQLGLRPEQCLAIEDSFNGATAAAAAGVRVVVVPNEVTATQAFLPTWPRLEGFTTLADLLAAGEVELPS, via the coding sequence ATGACCGCTCCAGCTCCCACCATCCAAGCCCTGATCTTTGATTTCGACGGCACCATCCTCGATACCGAAACCCTTGAATTTCGCCGCTGGGAAGCGCTCTACCGCCAGCACGGGCGTGAGCTGGCGCTCCGTGACTGGCAGCAGGGTGTGGGCACCTGGGACGCTTTCGATCCTTGGCTGGGCCTCCCCGACGCCGTGCAGGTGCGCCGCAGCGAAGTCCACGCCGAGCTGCACGACCAGATCACTGCCGACATCACCGTCTCCGAGTTGCGCCCCGGTGTGCTGGGCGTGCTGGAAGAAGCGCGGGCGGTGGGCCTCCGGCTGGCTCTGGCGACCAGCAGCGACAAAGTCTGGGTCAGCCGCTGGCTGGAGCAGCACGGCCTCCTCGGCTTTTTTGAAGTGATGGCCACCCGCTACGACGTGACTCAGGTCAAGCCCAGCCCCGAGCTGTACACGCTGGCAGTCACACAACTGGGCCTGCGCCCTGAGCAGTGTCTGGCCATAGAAGACAGCTTCAACGGCGCGACAGCGGCGGCAGCGGCAGGCGTGCGGGTGGTGGTGGTGCCCAACGAAGTGACGGCCACCCAGGCTTTTTTGCCGACCTGGCCGCGCTTGGAGGGCTTTACCACGCTGGCTGACTTGCTGGCGGCGGGGGAAGTGGAGTTGCCGTCTTGA
- a CDS encoding ABC transporter substrate-binding protein yields MKQFKTLAFLSLTLLASAALAQTKQVMGVSIPSADHGWTAGIVYWANQAKAELEKQYPGLTVIVKTAKDANEQANQIQDLSAVNKINALVILPQESAPLTRPVGNLQKKGVFTVVVDRALTDPTAQSAYVAGDNPGLGKVSAEYVGKTLGGKGNVVVLRGIATVIDNQRVDGFESTLKAKYPNVKILDKQYANWNRDDGFKVMQDYLTRFPKIDAVWAQDDDIAVGVLKAIQQAGRKDIKFVLGGAGMKEMVKKVQDGDPLITADVTYPPTMIRDAMQLTAKSIMTKAAMPKSTIIPSVLITKANAAKFYYPDSPF; encoded by the coding sequence ATGAAACAGTTCAAAACGCTCGCATTCCTCTCCCTCACACTCCTCGCTTCCGCCGCGCTGGCGCAGACCAAGCAGGTCATGGGCGTTTCGATTCCCTCCGCCGATCACGGCTGGACGGCGGGCATAGTTTACTGGGCCAATCAGGCCAAAGCCGAACTCGAAAAGCAGTATCCGGGGCTGACCGTCATCGTCAAGACCGCCAAGGACGCCAACGAGCAGGCCAACCAGATTCAAGACCTGTCGGCAGTCAACAAGATCAACGCGCTGGTGATCTTGCCGCAGGAAAGCGCTCCGCTGACCCGTCCGGTGGGCAACCTCCAGAAAAAAGGCGTGTTCACAGTGGTCGTTGACCGCGCCCTGACCGACCCCACCGCTCAGAGCGCCTACGTGGCGGGCGACAATCCGGGCCTCGGTAAAGTCAGCGCCGAGTACGTGGGTAAAACGCTGGGCGGCAAGGGCAACGTCGTGGTGCTGCGCGGCATCGCCACCGTGATCGACAATCAACGGGTGGACGGCTTCGAGAGCACCCTCAAGGCCAAGTACCCGAACGTCAAGATTCTGGACAAGCAGTACGCCAACTGGAACCGCGACGACGGCTTCAAGGTCATGCAGGATTACCTGACCCGCTTTCCCAAAATCGACGCGGTGTGGGCACAGGACGACGACATCGCCGTGGGCGTGCTCAAGGCCATTCAGCAGGCCGGGCGCAAGGACATCAAGTTCGTGCTGGGCGGCGCGGGCATGAAGGAAATGGTCAAGAAAGTCCAGGACGGCGATCCCCTCATCACCGCCGACGTGACCTATCCGCCCACCATGATCCGCGACGCCATGCAGCTCACCGCCAAGTCGATCATGACCAAGGCGGCCATGCCCAAGTCCACCATCATTCCCAGCGTGCTGATTACCAAAGCCAACGCCGCAAAGTTTTACTACCCGGATTCACCGTTCTGA
- a CDS encoding M23 family metallopeptidase, with translation MRRLFGWLLTLILLAGGTYLAWPFIQNAQRYAALLSAPVPTPSSLPLPLPGVRFADTWGGARSEGRRHEGVDIFAPRGTEIVATTEGMVLNVGPDRLGGRTVMILGPSGARHYYAHLERYPNLKRGDWVKAGAVVGYVGDSGNAKGTPPHLHYGIYQSGGAINPYPLLKKAWLKN, from the coding sequence ATGCGCCGTTTATTCGGCTGGCTCCTGACTCTTATCCTGCTTGCGGGCGGCACTTATCTGGCCTGGCCCTTCATCCAGAATGCCCAGCGGTACGCGGCGCTGCTGTCGGCTCCCGTGCCCACGCCGAGCAGTTTGCCGCTGCCACTGCCGGGGGTGCGCTTCGCCGATACCTGGGGGGGTGCCCGCTCAGAGGGGCGCAGACACGAGGGCGTGGACATCTTCGCGCCGCGCGGTACGGAGATCGTGGCGACCACTGAGGGAATGGTTTTGAACGTCGGGCCCGACCGTCTGGGAGGCCGAACGGTGATGATTCTGGGGCCAAGCGGCGCGAGACATTACTACGCGCACCTGGAGCGCTATCCCAATTTGAAGCGCGGCGACTGGGTCAAGGCGGGCGCAGTGGTGGGCTACGTCGGCGACAGTGGCAACGCCAAAGGCACGCCGCCGCACCTGCATTACGGGATTTACCAAAGCGGCGGGGCCATCAATCCTTATCCGCTGCTGAAGAAGGCGTGGCTCAAAAACTGA
- the aguB gene encoding N-carbamoylputrescine amidase, whose translation MSIPAAPTPSTVNLAVIQMHVTDQLADNLTRAEQHVRDAAGAGANVILLPELFESLYFCQVEREDYFALARPVEGHPFLGRFQNLAAALGVVLPISFFEAAGQTHYNSLACIDADGKMLGVYRKAHIPDGPGYEEKYYFTPGDTGFKVWPTRYGRIGAGICWDQWYPESARAMLLLGADFLLYPTAIGSEPEGVESPNSHAMWQRAMQGHAVSNSSYVGAANRIGAEVVAGLTQTYYGHSFISDYTGELVAEFGSAEEGALIHPMNLQEARKFRAGMGFFRDRRPELYGPLLTMDGVTRRG comes from the coding sequence ATGTCCATTCCCGCTGCGCCAACGCCTTCAACCGTCAATCTGGCCGTTATTCAAATGCACGTCACCGACCAACTCGCCGACAACCTGACGCGGGCCGAGCAGCATGTCAGAGACGCCGCCGGGGCAGGCGCGAACGTCATTTTGCTGCCGGAATTGTTTGAAAGCCTGTACTTTTGCCAAGTGGAGCGCGAAGACTACTTTGCTCTGGCGCGTCCGGTGGAGGGTCACCCCTTTTTGGGCCGCTTTCAAAATCTGGCCGCCGCACTCGGCGTGGTGTTGCCGATCAGCTTTTTTGAAGCGGCGGGCCAGACCCATTACAACTCGCTGGCCTGCATTGACGCGGACGGCAAAATGCTCGGCGTCTACCGCAAAGCCCACATTCCTGACGGTCCAGGCTACGAAGAAAAATACTATTTCACGCCCGGCGACACCGGCTTCAAGGTCTGGCCGACCCGGTACGGGCGCATTGGCGCGGGCATCTGCTGGGATCAGTGGTATCCCGAATCGGCGCGGGCCATGCTGCTGCTCGGCGCTGACTTTTTGCTGTACCCCACCGCCATCGGCTCAGAACCTGAGGGCGTGGAAAGCCCCAACAGCCACGCCATGTGGCAGCGGGCCATGCAGGGCCACGCGGTCAGCAACTCCAGCTATGTCGGCGCGGCCAACCGCATCGGCGCTGAAGTGGTGGCGGGGCTGACCCAGACCTATTACGGGCACAGTTTTATTAGTGATTACACCGGCGAATTGGTGGCCGAATTTGGGAGCGCCGAGGAAGGAGCGCTGATTCACCCGATGAACTTGCAAGAAGCCCGCAAATTTCGGGCAGGCATGGGCTTTTTTCGGGATCGCCGGCCCGAACTCTACGGCCCACTGCTGACCATGGACGGCGTGACGCGGCGGGGCTGA
- the alr gene encoding alanine racemase has protein sequence MLARSQAQISLSALRQNAQLLSRRAAVRLIAPVKANAYGHGLELVVRALEDLPEVWGFAVAMPREAQALAALRPSKPVLLLTPAAPQEFAELADLGVRLNISTAEEVAALPKNAKVHLKVETGMNRNGARPIEAVRLGQQLTDLGMLEGVYTHFARADEPDLGPTRQQLEVFQTVLAQLPSSVSGAPLLAHAANGGGVLGLGQVEGLSLARPGLALYGYAPEHLHGLWPLRPAMRLMARVGSVHRVYAGETIGYGGLYTAERDQDVATVQFGYADGYPRNATLKAQCVVAGQVRPVRGRICMDQFMLDVSGLSVKVGDWVEVWGNGPVTLGDVAAWGDTVDYEVLTGLGERVERVSAE, from the coding sequence ATGTTGGCCCGCTCTCAAGCCCAGATTTCGCTGTCCGCTCTGCGGCAAAATGCCCAACTTCTCTCGCGCCGAGCCGCAGTGCGGCTGATTGCCCCCGTCAAGGCCAACGCTTACGGCCACGGCCTAGAACTGGTGGTGCGGGCGCTGGAAGACTTGCCGGAGGTGTGGGGCTTTGCGGTGGCCATGCCGCGTGAAGCGCAGGCGTTGGCAGCGCTCAGGCCCAGCAAACCGGTGCTGCTGCTGACCCCCGCCGCACCGCAAGAGTTTGCCGAACTCGCCGACTTGGGCGTGCGGCTGAACATCAGCACCGCCGAGGAAGTCGCCGCCTTGCCGAAAAATGCCAAAGTGCATTTAAAGGTCGAAACCGGCATGAACCGCAACGGCGCGAGGCCGATTGAAGCCGTCAGGCTCGGTCAGCAGCTCACTGATCTGGGAATGCTGGAAGGCGTCTACACCCACTTCGCCCGCGCCGACGAACCCGACCTCGGCCCCACCCGTCAGCAGCTCGAAGTCTTTCAGACGGTCTTGGCACAGCTTCCGTCCTCGGTCAGTGGCGCTCCGCTGCTGGCCCACGCGGCCAACGGCGGCGGTGTGCTGGGCCTCGGTCAGGTGGAGGGGCTGAGCCTCGCCCGTCCGGGGCTGGCGCTCTACGGCTACGCGCCGGAGCATCTGCACGGTTTGTGGCCGCTGCGGCCTGCGATGCGCCTGATGGCCCGCGTCGGCTCGGTGCACCGCGTCTATGCGGGCGAAACCATCGGTTACGGCGGGCTGTACACGGCGGAGCGCGACCAAGACGTTGCCACCGTGCAATTTGGCTACGCCGACGGCTATCCGCGCAACGCCACCCTCAAAGCGCAGTGTGTGGTGGCGGGTCAGGTGCGCCCAGTGCGGGGCCGCATCTGTATGGATCAGTTCATGCTGGATGTCAGCGGCCTGAGTGTGAAGGTGGGCGACTGGGTGGAAGTCTGGGGCAACGGGCCGGTGACGCTGGGCGACGTGGCGGCGTGGGGCGACACCGTGGACTATGAAGTGCTGACCGGGCTGGGCGAGCGGGTGGAGCGGGTGTCGGCAGAGTAG
- a CDS encoding sugar ABC transporter ATP-binding protein: protein MSQPSYAAEFKSITKSFGPVEVLHGVSFGILAGEVQALIGENGAGKSTLMKILGGYQPPTSGELIIAGQPATLHSSRDAEARGVVLIHQEFNLADDLTVAQNIFLGREIGGALLNDAAMNREAGAALLRLGVTLDPRSRVRNLSVPQKQLVEIAKALARQARVLIMDEPTAALTVRETEVLFGLIRQLRSEGVTILYISHKLEEVKALADTVTVLRDGAVVQTGPAAELTPHQMANLMVGRELEDMFPVKGQPTGQELLHVEDLSVPGWARGITFTLRAGEVLGLAGLVGSGRTELFEGLLGLRPRTLGKVRIAGKAVRLNSPQDAARAGLVYLSEDRKGKGLLVDFKLRPNLTLMTLEHYAHPLLNVKAEQVALTKAVGDYGIRSGRLDVPASALSGGNQQKLALARILEVNPQVIVLDEPTRGVDVGAKREIYLLIHQLAASGKGVIVVSSELAELLGLCQRLLVVREGQIVGELSGAEMNEQEVIQYATGLKVASAQPAHRESA from the coding sequence TTGAGTCAACCTTCTTACGCCGCCGAATTCAAATCCATCACCAAGTCGTTTGGCCCCGTCGAGGTGCTGCACGGTGTCAGCTTTGGCATCTTGGCGGGCGAGGTGCAGGCACTGATCGGCGAGAACGGCGCGGGCAAGTCCACCCTGATGAAAATTCTGGGTGGCTACCAGCCCCCGACTTCCGGTGAACTGATCATCGCCGGGCAGCCCGCCACGCTGCACAGCAGCCGCGACGCCGAGGCAAGGGGCGTGGTGCTGATTCACCAGGAATTCAACCTCGCCGACGATCTGACGGTGGCGCAAAACATCTTTCTGGGGCGCGAGATCGGCGGAGCGCTGCTCAACGACGCGGCCATGAACCGTGAAGCGGGCGCGGCGCTCCTCCGGCTGGGCGTCACGCTCGATCCTCGCTCACGGGTGCGCAACCTCAGCGTGCCGCAAAAGCAACTCGTCGAAATCGCCAAGGCGCTGGCGCGTCAGGCCCGCGTGCTGATCATGGACGAGCCGACGGCAGCCCTGACCGTGCGCGAAACGGAAGTGCTGTTCGGGCTGATTCGCCAGCTCCGCAGCGAGGGCGTGACCATCCTCTACATCAGCCACAAGCTGGAGGAAGTCAAAGCGCTGGCCGACACCGTGACGGTTCTGCGTGACGGCGCGGTGGTCCAGACTGGCCCAGCCGCCGAACTGACCCCGCACCAGATGGCCAATTTGATGGTCGGACGTGAGCTGGAGGATATGTTTCCGGTCAAGGGGCAGCCGACTGGTCAGGAACTGCTGCACGTCGAAGACCTGAGCGTGCCGGGCTGGGCGCGGGGCATCACCTTTACCTTGCGGGCGGGCGAGGTGTTGGGCCTGGCGGGGCTGGTCGGATCGGGCCGCACCGAGCTGTTCGAGGGGCTGCTGGGGTTGCGCCCGCGCACGCTGGGCAAAGTCCGCATCGCCGGAAAGGCCGTGCGCCTCAACTCTCCCCAGGATGCCGCCCGCGCCGGATTGGTCTACCTCTCCGAGGACCGCAAGGGCAAGGGCCTGCTGGTGGATTTCAAGTTGCGGCCCAACCTGACCCTGATGACGCTGGAACACTACGCCCACCCGCTGCTCAACGTCAAAGCCGAGCAAGTGGCGCTGACCAAAGCGGTGGGGGACTACGGCATCCGCAGCGGGCGGCTGGATGTTCCGGCCAGCGCCCTGTCGGGCGGCAATCAGCAAAAGCTGGCGCTGGCCCGCATTCTGGAAGTCAACCCGCAGGTGATCGTGCTGGACGAACCGACGCGGGGCGTGGACGTGGGAGCCAAGCGCGAGATTTATCTGCTGATTCACCAACTGGCGGCCAGTGGCAAAGGAGTGATCGTGGTGTCAAGCGAACTGGCCGAGCTGCTGGGCCTGTGCCAGCGCCTGCTGGTGGTGCGGGAAGGCCAGATCGTGGGTGAACTCAGCGGAGCCGAGATGAACGAACAGGAAGTCATTCAGTACGCCACCGGCCTCAAGGTCGCTTCGGCCCAACCCGCCCACAGGGAGAGCGCGTGA